The Pseudostreptobacillus hongkongensis genome includes the window TTATATTCATCAAATAATTCTTGTAAAGTTTTCCCTTTTAAATCTCCATTTTCTACTATACTCATACCATTTGGATGAGATGAAACTTCCCAAGATTCACCATAATCTCCTGATTCTGGTAATTCTATATTTAATTTTTCTTCTAAATTTCTTCCACCCCATACTTTAGGTATAAGGACTTTTTTAAACTTCATTGGATATAGTTTCATTGTTTTTCCCTCCTATTAAAGATATAATCTGAAGTAGTGTTTTAGTCGTATCTTCAAGCAATATTTCTACATTTTCCATAGCAAAATCTAAACTCATAGGTTTATTAATTATATCTAAAACTAAATCTATTCCATTCTTATATACTTCATCTAAATTTAATTCCTTAGATCCTACCATAGCTATCACTTTCTTATTATATTTCTTAGCAATACTAGCAACCCCTATAGGCAATTTCCCATTTAAACTTTGAGAATCTATTCTACCTTCACCAGTTATTATATAGTCTGCCTTTTTTATCATACTTTCTATATTTAATATGTCCATTATCTCTTTTATTCCACTTTTCATATGACCGTTACAGTATAAAAAGGCAAAACCTAATCCTCCAGCTGAACCACTTCCACTTTTTTCTATACATTCAGGCGAAAGTTTTAATGCAAATTTTTTAATTAATTTATCTGTTTTTTCTACATCTTTCAACCCTTTTTGAGGTCCGTAAATATAGCTTGCACCGTTACTCCCACATAAAGGATTATTAACATCTGATAATAATATTATTTCTTTATCAAATATCCTTTTATCAAAATATCTTGTATCTATCCTATCTAAAATTTCCATATCTGATAACATGTATGATAATTCTTTATTATCTTTAGAATAATATCTAAGCCCCAAAGCATAAAGCATACCAAATCCTGCATCATTAATTGAACTTCCTCCAAGACCTATATATATTTTCTTGATATTCTTATCTAAAAGATATTTTATCGCCTCTCCTACACCTAAAGATGTAAGTTTATATGGATCTTTCTCATCATCTTTTAAAATTGATAATCCCACAATTTTAGCTACTTCAATAATAGCTGTATCATAATCTATATAGGCTATATCAACAATAATTTTCTTGCCATTTGCCCCCGTTACTTCTATATTTTCTATTATACAATCCTTTGAATATTTTATTGCATCTAAAGTCCCCTCACCACCATCTGCCAAAGGAACTTTAATAACATTTATACTATCATCTATTTTTTTTATAGTTTTTTCTATAACATTTTCTACATCTATTGAACTTATACTTCCTTTAAATGAGTCAAGCGCTAACAATATTTCCATAAATACCTCAATATACTTTTTATCTAATTATATCATACTTAAATTTTAAAACCCATTATTTTTACTTAATTCATTAAACCAATATCCAGATTTTTTTATTCTTCTAATTTGTGTGTCATATTCAAGTTCAATAAGACCATATCTATTCTTATATGCATTCATCCATGACCAACAATCTATAGTAGTCCATACAATATATCCCATACAATTTGATCCTTCTTGTATTCCTTTATGTAACCATTCTAAATGTTCTTTAAAGAATTCTATTCTATAATCATCTTGTATCATTCCATCTACTCTATATTTTTCTTCACCTTCTACACCCATACCATTTTCAGCAACAAACCAAGGTATATTATTGTAGTTTTCTTTAATATTTTTAGATATATCATAAAGTCCTTTAGGATATATTTCCCAACCTCTATGAGGATTCATTCTACGACCAGGCATACTATAGTAATCATAATAATATTCTGGCATAAATGGTGCATCTGGATTAGGAAGAGAAGCTCTTGCCGCAACTCTTAAAGGTTGATAATAGTTTATACCTAATATATCTACCTTATTTTGGCTTATAATATTCAATTCTTCTTGTGTGTATTCTGGTAATAAATCGTGTTTTTTAATAATATCTATAAGTCTTTTATCATATTGTCCTTTTACTGCAGGGTCAAGGAAAGAATTATTAGCAAATAGTTCTGCTATTTCTGCTGCCTTTAAATCATAAAGATTATTACTTCTTGGATACGCAGGGGTTAAATTAAGTATAATACCTATTTGACCATCTTTTACAATATTTTTGAATTCTCTAATTGCTTTAGCTGAAGCAAGTGCTATATTATATGCAACTTGAACTGCTTTTTTAGAATCTACTTCTAAAGGATAATGGTATTGTTTTAAATATCCCATTTCTACAGATACTATAGGTTCATTAAATGTTACCCATTTTTTAACTATATCTCCAAATAATTCAAAACAAGTTTTAGCATATTGTGAAAATGCATCTACAACTTTTTTACTTGCAAATCCACCAAATTCTTCTTCAAGTTTTAAAGGTGTATCAAAATGATAAAGATTAACTATAGGTTCTATACCATTTTCTTTTAATTTTGTGAAATAGTCTTTATAGAATTCTACTGCTTTTTGATTTATTTCGCCTGTACCATTCGGTATAAGTCTTGCCCAAGATATAGAAGTTCTAAAAACAGTATGACCTGTTTTTTTAAGTAATTCTATATCACTTATATATTGTTCATAAATACCTGTTGTTTTATCAGGACCTATGTTATTATGAAACTTATATGGTTCTAATTCATAATATTTATCCCATGTAGTAAGACCTTTATTATCATTTTTTACTCTACTTTCACTTTGTTCTGCACTTATTGAACTTCCCCAAAAAAATCCCTCAGGAAAATTAATCATTGTTCTTCACCTTTTCCTCTCTTTTCTTTATTAAATAATTTTCTAAACTATTTAACATTTTTATTCTTTTCTTTCTTAAAAAATATGAATAAAACATTTCCATTATCTTATTGTTATATTTTTTAAAGAATGAATCTGAAGTATACTCTTCTTTATATATTAATTTTATTAAATACTCATCTAAACTTTCTATTTTATAATTTAATTCATTTTCACCTGTATAATTTATATATTTCAAAGTATATTCTTTATTTTTATCTAATTTTATAACCTTTACTTCACTTTCTACCTTTTTACCCATTTTAGTAGTAAGTTCTTTTTTAAAAGTTAATCCTTCATGTAAAGTTTCTTTACCTATTTCTCTTTTTAAATTGTCTATTAAGAAATCATACATTTCCTCTGCTGATATTTTAAGCTCTATTTCTAATGTCATTTTTTCCCCCTAAAGTACATTATAGTACCCATTATTATTAAGAAAATACCCATATACATATTTATAATCTTTAAATTACTAGGATAAGAGATTATAGCTATCGTTCCTAATGTTATTGTAAACAATCCCCAAGTTTTCAATCTGGTCCTCCTTTTAAGCAAAAAGGGTGGAATACCACCCCTTCAACTATTTTTCTTTCATTTTATTTGCAATTAATACAAATGGTGTCCATATTACAAACGCTATAAATAGATTTAATAAAGCGATTAATGCAGCCATTATAGATCCACCTGTTGCAAAGAATGCATATAGTCCTGTAGGTAATACCCATGGAACTGCAACATAAACTGGAGGAACTATTCCTAAAACTGTAGCTACATAAGCAACTATTGCCCCTACAGTTGGTGCAAGTAAGAATGGAATTAAGTATAGAGGATTTAATACTATAGGCATACCAAATATCATTGGTTCATTAATATTAAATATTCCCATTGGTGTTCCAAGTTTTGCAACTGCACGGCTATCTTCTCTCTTAGAGAATAATAAGATAGCAATAATTAAAGCCATAGTCATTCCTGATCCACCTAATTGAAGGTAAGCATCAAATGATCCTCTTGTCCAAATGTATGGTAATGTATCTACTGTTCCACCTTTACTAATATGATCTATATTAGCTATTAATGCTGGTTGGTAAATACCATCTAATATTGGTCCTAATACATTGTGTCCATGTAATCCAAAGAACCAGAATAATTGTACTAAGAATGCTAATAATACAACTGAGAAAGCTCCTTGAGATAATCCTAATAATGGTGCTTGTATATATTGAGCTATTAAATCATTTAATGATGATCCTGTAAGTTTAACAACTAAGAATGAAATTATAGCTGCAACATATATAGCCACAACACCTGGTATAATTGAAACAAACGCTTTATTTACTGCAGGTGGTACTGAATCAGGTAATTTAATAGTTATATTTTTTAACATTAATTTAGCATAGATTATAACTGCTACTATACCTATTATCATTGCTGGGAATAATCCTTTTGCCCCTAGGTAGTCTAAATTAATATATCCCCATTGTGTAACATGAACTGTAGCCTCATTAATAGTTGTATCAAAAGATGCTTCTTGAGGTAAGAATGCAATGAATGATGCAAAAGCAACTAAAGCTCCTGCAAGTGCATTAACATTGTAAGATTTAGCTATGTTATACCCTAAACTAATAATAAATACTAATGAAAGTATTGCAATAGATGCAAACCAAACTACTCCATTTATTGATATAACTGGAGCCATAAATTCTGCAAATCCTGGGAATCCATAGTTATTTGGTAAATCTCTAAATATAACATTTAATAAAACTGCAACAGATCCTACCATAGTAATAGGTAATATAGAGATAAATGAATCTCTAATAGCAACTAAATGTCTTTGAGATGAAATTTTTGCTGCTACTGGAACGAATTTTTCTTCCATCCATTTCATAAATTTTTCCATAATCTTTTTCTCCTTATATATTTTATTATTTTCCTAGTAATTCTAATGCTGTGTTTAAAACTTTTTCTCCATTCATTGATCCATAATCAACAAAGTTTATAACACTTACAGGTATGTCTGTAAACATAGATTTCATTGATGATTCTAAATATTTAACTTGTGGTCCAAGTAGTAATATATCAATTTTACCTACATAATCTTTAGCACTGGCTTCAGCAACTGCATTTATTTCTGCATCAAGTCCTTTACTTTTTGCCGCACCTTTCATCTTTTCAACTAAAAAGCTAGTTGACATTCCTGCACTACATACTAATAATATTTTAATCATAGTATTCACCTTCCTTAAATTTCAAATTTAAATCTTGTATATTCGTTTATATAATCTATAGTTTTTTCTATATCTTCTTTATATGGATATACAGAAATACCTAACACTTTATCACCTATTTTAACCTTTTATATAAATCTATAAATTCTTTAGCATTATCCTTAGTTAAAAGAGCCATAGTAAGATGATCTTGTGCATGTACCATAATTAAATTCAATACAAATCTACCCTCATCACTAGTTTCTTTCACTATTAATTCTGTTTGTATTTCATGTGCTGCTAGGTAATATTGATTTGATTCTTTTAAACATTCTTCAGCTTTTTCAAAATCACCAAGTTTTGCATTTTGTATAGCTTCCATTGCACTTGATCTTGCCATACCGGAATTTGCTATTATCTGCATAGCTACTTCACTTAATTCTTCATAATTCATATTATTCTTCCTCCATCTTATTTAATATATTTATAAAATTATCATATGTTGGATTACTTAATATACTAAATATATGTTTATCATTATTTATTATACCCGTAAGCTTTTTATATACAATCTCATTTTCTCCATGTCCATTATTCACACACATAAATAAAACTATATTAACTTTATTCTTTTGCCAAAGTAACTTATTTTTCAATATACATACTCCAACAACATTAACATCTTTAATGACTTTGATTGGATGAGGTATTGCTACCTTTTCACTTATTTCTGTTAATCCTAGTTTTTCTCTTTCTTGAATTAAACTCTCAATATCCTTATCTATACCGTCTATTTTAGATAGCTTATTTGACATTATTTTTATCAATTCATCTTTAGTTATATCTTCTTCTATATACGTAAATAAGTCTTTTAAAAATATTTTTTCTAAATAGGATTCTTCAAATTCAAGTATTTTCTTGATCCTAGATATATCTTCTTCATTTAAAAAGTAGTCTATTTTGTATACTGGTTTTGGTAATTCAAAATCTATATCAACTAAACTAAATATTACATCTACTGTTTCAAAATTAACATCAAGTAATTCATTAACACCACATGAATTTATTAAATTAGCATACTTAGAAAATAGATTGCTATATGTATAAATTAAAAATTTAGATATACCACTTCCACTTGGACAAACTATTAAAATATTCTTTTTATTATTATCTTTAGAGTTTAATCCCTTACTCATATAAAGAATTACTGCTATATATGCTGTTTCTGCTTCAGTTATTTCTTTATTATATCTCTTTGATATTATTTTAGATACATAAGTTGCTACATTGTATGCAAGCGGCATATTTTGTTTAATATCATCAAGTAATGGATTTTTTACTCTTATACCAAATCTTATCCTAATAACTAAAGCTAATAAATGAGTGTATAAATTTTTATATAAAGTATCATCATCAGAAAGATCTATTTTAAATGTTACATTTACATAAAATATTATTTCTTGTATAAGTTCTTGAATATCTTTTACATTTGAATTCTGTATACTTTTATATGTAATAGTTTCTGTAGTCATAAATCTTATTGCAAGATATTCTATATCTGTTTCCTTAAACTCTATATCAAGTCCTAATTCTTCTACAAGGTATTTTTTTATTTCTTTAACTTGGCTTATCTTATTTTCAAACAATTCTCTATCTATATCAATAAATTCTATTTCTTTACCAAGAGTTATTCTTTGATTAGTTACATACACAGAAACAATAAATGTTTGTAAAGCTATATCGGCAACTTTTATTTTCTTTTTTTTAAGATATTTATTTAATATTTCAGCTATATCATTTATTAATTTCTTTTCCTTTTCATCTACATACATATTTTCATTTAATTTTGTCTCAATATTATCTACCATCAAGTTTCTTATATTTAATTCATCACCTTTAATTTTTAAACCATGATGAGGTTTTCTATCTATAATAAGATTATATTTTTCTATATCCTTTTCAATTTTTTTCAAATCTTGAGAAATAGTTCTAGAACTTATATATATTTTATTACTTATATCTTCCAACTTAATATACTTATCTGTATTTAACAATAGTTCTAGCAAATATGTATATCTTTCTTCTGCTGTTACAGGTATTTTTATATTATTTGTATTAAATATTTCTGTTTCTTTTAAAACTTCTCCTTCTAATATATATCCATATCTTGGACGTGAGATTATATTTATATCATTTTTTTTAAGTAAGATATCTAGTTCTTTAATATATTTTCTACATGTTCTATCTGAAATATTTAAAAATTTAGCTATTTCTATTGAACTATGATATTGCTTATCTTTTAAAATTCTATAAATTTCAATTAATACTTTTTCCACCTTAACAACACCTCCATTAATGTTATACCTCGAATTTATCAATTTTCAACAACCACTTTTTCCTTATATATACGGAATATTATTTCATATATATGACAAATATATTAAAAAACCCTAATGATATGTTTGTTGCTAAATATGGTCAAAGAACACTACAAAAATTATCATTAAGGGCTATATTATGTGATAGCGTGAATTTAAACTCTATCAGATAAATTATATCATAAAATTATTAAAAATATATACAATGGGTTGCGATTAATCTTTAAAAACTTATCACATGAGTTGCAATTGAAAATTTAAAGTACAATTTTATAATTTTTCTATTGACACATCTTTATTTTTGTGTTATTATATTAAAGTCTTGATGGGCTGTAGCCAAGCGGTAAGGCAGTAGACTTTGACTCTACCATGCGTTGGTTCGAATCCAGCCAGCCCAACCATTTTATGCGATTTGTCGCATTTTTTTTATACCTAACAAAACAAGGAGATGTCGTTTAATTACATCTCCTCTTATTTTATATTTCTATTTCTTCATAGACCATAACTTTATTCTTGTTTTCCATTACAAATCTTAAATGTTCTTCCATTTCTGCACTAATTAATGTAGGTTTTAATCCTTGAAGTTTATCTTTTAAATTAACACTATTATTAACATATGTTAATTTATAGTCTTCTAATCTTAAATATTCTACAAGTCCTTTAACGCAATCATCAAATGATCCAACCTTATCTACTAAGTTATTTTCCTTTCCTTCAACACCTAACCATACTCTACCTCCAGCTAATGGTTCTAGTTGGCTATCTGTCATAATTCTTGCATTCATTACATGAGATTTAAACTCAAAGTATATATCTTTCATAGAAGATATAATTTTTTCTTTAGAACTTTCAGAAAGTGGTAATCTAAAATCAAATAAATCATTATTTTTTGATTTTCCTACAGTTTCTATATTAATACCAACTTTTTCAAGAGTTTCATTTAATGTAGGATACATACTTACAACACCTATAGATCCTGTTAATGTTGATGGATTTGCATAAAGTCTTCTTGATACAGTAGAGATATAGTATCCTCCACTTGCACAAAGATCTCCCATAGAAACAAATATAGGTACTTCTATATTTTTTAATTCTTTATATATTTTTTCAGCTTCTAATGCACTACCTCCAGGAGAATTTACTCTTAAAATTACTCCTTTTAAATTATCAATTTCTTGAACTTTTTCAATTTTTTCTAACATATTATCATATGATATATATGGTTTATTAGATTTTTGAGGAGTTATAGTTCCTTCAGCTGTAATAACTGCGATAACATTCTTACTTTTATTTTTTTCCTTCTTATATTCACCTAAATAAGTTGTGAAATCCATAGTATCTTTAGAATAATCTATATTTAATTTATCAAAATTAGAAACTCCATCTATTAATCCAAATTCTTTTGCTTTTTTATAGTTAACAATTAATAAATCTCCATTTATTATATCATCGTATAAATCTACATTTCTTTTTTCTTTAATTTTTTCTATTAAATTTAAATAAAGTCTTTCATATATTCTTGTCAAAGTTTCTCTTTGAGCTTCACTCATCTTATCTTTATTAAAATTTTCTCCTGCAGATTTATGTGTACCTATATGTAATATATTTACTTTAATTCCTAATTTATTAAGTACAGTCTTATAATATGGCATCTTTCTAGAATAATATGATAAACTAAAACTTGATGAGTAAGAATTATACATATATATTTCATTAGCATTTAATGCAAGTAGATAATCATTATTACTTCCATAATTTGTACCTATTGCAATAATTTTCATATTTTTAGATATTTCTTTAAATACAGGTTCTAACTCTTCTAATTGTGTATTTGAAAAAGATGTATTATCTATATCTATTATTAACTCTTCAATGTTCTTTTCTTTAGCAAGATTTTTCAATCCTTCCTTAACATCATAAAATGATATTGAACTAAAGCCATTTGAAATATCTTCGTTCAAATCTTCTACAGATAAAACAATTTTTTTAACTTTCTTTAATTTTATATTCTTAGTCCCACTAGGTTTAAATTGAGCATATATTAAAGCAGCAGCTAATAATAAGATTAATATTATTACCAAGGCACTAAATATAGAATTTAAAAATGAAATTAATATTAACTTCAACATAATTTTTAACCTCTTTCTTTCTTTTTC containing:
- a CDS encoding glycerate kinase, with translation MEILLALDSFKGSISSIDVENVIEKTIKKIDDSINVIKVPLADGGEGTLDAIKYSKDCIIENIEVTGANGKKIIVDIAYIDYDTAIIEVAKIVGLSILKDDEKDPYKLTSLGVGEAIKYLLDKNIKKIYIGLGGSSINDAGFGMLYALGLRYYSKDNKELSYMLSDMEILDRIDTRYFDKRIFDKEIILLSDVNNPLCGSNGASYIYGPQKGLKDVEKTDKLIKKFALKLSPECIEKSGSGSAGGLGFAFLYCNGHMKSGIKEIMDILNIESMIKKADYIITGEGRIDSQSLNGKLPIGVASIAKKYNKKVIAMVGSKELNLDEVYKNGIDLVLDIINKPMSLDFAMENVEILLEDTTKTLLQIISLIGGKNNETISNEV
- a CDS encoding glycoside hydrolase family 1 protein, encoding MINFPEGFFWGSSISAEQSESRVKNDNKGLTTWDKYYELEPYKFHNNIGPDKTTGIYEQYISDIELLKKTGHTVFRTSISWARLIPNGTGEINQKAVEFYKDYFTKLKENGIEPIVNLYHFDTPLKLEEEFGGFASKKVVDAFSQYAKTCFELFGDIVKKWVTFNEPIVSVEMGYLKQYHYPLEVDSKKAVQVAYNIALASAKAIREFKNIVKDGQIGIILNLTPAYPRSNNLYDLKAAEIAELFANNSFLDPAVKGQYDKRLIDIIKKHDLLPEYTQEELNIISQNKVDILGINYYQPLRVAARASLPNPDAPFMPEYYYDYYSMPGRRMNPHRGWEIYPKGLYDISKNIKENYNNIPWFVAENGMGVEGEEKYRVDGMIQDDYRIEFFKEHLEWLHKGIQEGSNCMGYIVWTTIDCWSWMNAYKNRYGLIELEYDTQIRRIKKSGYWFNELSKNNGF
- a CDS encoding DUF3284 domain-containing protein; this encodes MTLEIELKISAEEMYDFLIDNLKREIGKETLHEGLTFKKELTTKMGKKVESEVKVIKLDKNKEYTLKYINYTGENELNYKIESLDEYLIKLIYKEEYTSDSFFKKYNNKIMEMFYSYFLRKKRIKMLNSLENYLIKKREEKVKNND
- a CDS encoding PTS sugar transporter subunit IIC, producing the protein MEKFMKWMEEKFVPVAAKISSQRHLVAIRDSFISILPITMVGSVAVLLNVIFRDLPNNYGFPGFAEFMAPVISINGVVWFASIAILSLVFIISLGYNIAKSYNVNALAGALVAFASFIAFLPQEASFDTTINEATVHVTQWGYINLDYLGAKGLFPAMIIGIVAVIIYAKLMLKNITIKLPDSVPPAVNKAFVSIIPGVVAIYVAAIISFLVVKLTGSSLNDLIAQYIQAPLLGLSQGAFSVVLLAFLVQLFWFFGLHGHNVLGPILDGIYQPALIANIDHISKGGTVDTLPYIWTRGSFDAYLQLGGSGMTMALIIAILLFSKREDSRAVAKLGTPMGIFNINEPMIFGMPIVLNPLYLIPFLLAPTVGAIVAYVATVLGIVPPVYVAVPWVLPTGLYAFFATGGSIMAALIALLNLFIAFVIWTPFVLIANKMKEK
- a CDS encoding PTS sugar transporter subunit IIB, producing the protein MIKILLVCSAGMSTSFLVEKMKGAAKSKGLDAEINAVAEASAKDYVGKIDILLLGPQVKYLESSMKSMFTDIPVSVINFVDYGSMNGEKVLNTALELLGK
- a CDS encoding PTS lactose/cellobiose transporter subunit IIA, yielding MNYEELSEVAMQIIANSGMARSSAMEAIQNAKLGDFEKAEECLKESNQYYLAAHEIQTELIVKETSDEGRFVLNLIMVHAQDHLTMALLTKDNAKEFIDLYKRLK
- a CDS encoding BglG family transcription antiterminator — encoded protein: MEKVLIEIYRILKDKQYHSSIEIAKFLNISDRTCRKYIKELDILLKKNDINIISRPRYGYILEGEVLKETEIFNTNNIKIPVTAEERYTYLLELLLNTDKYIKLEDISNKIYISSRTISQDLKKIEKDIEKYNLIIDRKPHHGLKIKGDELNIRNLMVDNIETKLNENMYVDEKEKKLINDIAEILNKYLKKKKIKVADIALQTFIVSVYVTNQRITLGKEIEFIDIDRELFENKISQVKEIKKYLVEELGLDIEFKETDIEYLAIRFMTTETITYKSIQNSNVKDIQELIQEIIFYVNVTFKIDLSDDDTLYKNLYTHLLALVIRIRFGIRVKNPLLDDIKQNMPLAYNVATYVSKIISKRYNKEITEAETAYIAVILYMSKGLNSKDNNKKNILIVCPSGSGISKFLIYTYSNLFSKYANLINSCGVNELLDVNFETVDVIFSLVDIDFELPKPVYKIDYFLNEEDISRIKKILEFEESYLEKIFLKDLFTYIEEDITKDELIKIMSNKLSKIDGIDKDIESLIQEREKLGLTEISEKVAIPHPIKVIKDVNVVGVCILKNKLLWQKNKVNIVLFMCVNNGHGENEIVYKKLTGIINNDKHIFSILSNPTYDNFINILNKMEEE
- the sppA gene encoding signal peptide peptidase SppA, with product MLKLILISFLNSIFSALVIILILLLAAALIYAQFKPSGTKNIKLKKVKKIVLSVEDLNEDISNGFSSISFYDVKEGLKNLAKEKNIEELIIDIDNTSFSNTQLEELEPVFKEISKNMKIIAIGTNYGSNNDYLLALNANEIYMYNSYSSSFSLSYYSRKMPYYKTVLNKLGIKVNILHIGTHKSAGENFNKDKMSEAQRETLTRIYERLYLNLIEKIKEKRNVDLYDDIINGDLLIVNYKKAKEFGLIDGVSNFDKLNIDYSKDTMDFTTYLGEYKKEKNKSKNVIAVITAEGTITPQKSNKPYISYDNMLEKIEKVQEIDNLKGVILRVNSPGGSALEAEKIYKELKNIEVPIFVSMGDLCASGGYYISTVSRRLYANPSTLTGSIGVVSMYPTLNETLEKVGINIETVGKSKNNDLFDFRLPLSESSKEKIISSMKDIYFEFKSHVMNARIMTDSQLEPLAGGRVWLGVEGKENNLVDKVGSFDDCVKGLVEYLRLEDYKLTYVNNSVNLKDKLQGLKPTLISAEMEEHLRFVMENKNKVMVYEEIEI